One stretch of Pseudomonas fragi DNA includes these proteins:
- a CDS encoding bifunctional cobalt-precorrin-7 (C(5))-methyltransferase/cobalt-precorrin-6B (C(15))-methyltransferase, with product MSPWLTVVGIGEDGFAGLGKNARRALLGASRVIGSQRQLDLLPACIRAERQTWPRPFALAPVLAEGNTPTCVLASGDPMLFGVGASLARVVAREDMQVLPAPSSFSLAAARMGWPLQDVVTLSVVARPVAALNAHLHSGVRLLVLSNDASSPAIIARLLREQGFGPSRLTVLEHLGGPAERRVEASASDWKDPPVAALNLIAIDCLADASARPLSRIGGLPDSAFEHDGQLTKRDVRAVTLARLAPLPGQLLWDVGAGSGSIGIEWMRTWPSCRTLAIEADEGRQQLIERNRDALGVPGLQLIRGKAPQALAGLERPDAIFIGGGVTREGVLDTCWQQLKPGGRLVANAVTLQSEMLLMSWRERHGGELTRIHIAQAQPLGEFDTWRQALPITLLDVTKPLDA from the coding sequence ATGTCGCCCTGGCTAACAGTTGTGGGAATAGGTGAGGACGGCTTTGCCGGGCTGGGCAAGAATGCGCGCCGCGCCTTGTTGGGCGCGAGCCGGGTGATTGGCAGCCAGCGCCAGCTCGACCTGCTGCCCGCCTGCATCCGCGCCGAGCGCCAGACCTGGCCCAGGCCGTTTGCCCTGGCGCCGGTGCTGGCCGAGGGCAACACGCCGACCTGCGTACTGGCCAGCGGCGACCCCATGCTGTTTGGCGTCGGCGCCAGCCTGGCGCGGGTAGTGGCGCGAGAAGACATGCAGGTACTGCCGGCGCCTTCGTCGTTTTCCCTGGCGGCTGCGCGGATGGGCTGGCCCCTGCAGGACGTGGTCACGCTGTCGGTGGTGGCACGCCCCGTCGCCGCGCTCAATGCCCACCTGCACAGCGGCGTACGCCTACTGGTGCTGAGCAACGATGCCAGCAGCCCGGCCATCATCGCCCGACTGTTGCGCGAACAGGGCTTTGGCCCCAGCCGCCTGACGGTGCTGGAGCATCTCGGCGGCCCGGCGGAGCGGCGGGTGGAGGCCAGCGCCAGCGACTGGAAGGACCCGCCCGTCGCCGCCCTCAACCTGATCGCCATCGACTGCCTGGCCGACGCCAGTGCACGGCCGCTGTCACGCATTGGCGGCCTGCCCGACAGCGCGTTCGAGCATGACGGCCAGTTGACCAAACGCGATGTGCGCGCCGTCACCCTCGCCCGCCTCGCCCCCTTGCCCGGCCAGTTGCTTTGGGACGTGGGCGCGGGCAGCGGCTCGATCGGCATCGAGTGGATGCGCACCTGGCCCAGTTGCCGCACATTGGCGATTGAAGCCGATGAAGGGCGCCAGCAACTGATCGAACGCAACCGCGATGCCCTGGGCGTGCCCGGCCTGCAACTGATTCGCGGCAAGGCGCCACAAGCCCTTGCCGGGCTGGAGCGCCCGGATGCGATTTTTATCGGCGGCGGCGTCACCCGCGAAGGCGTGCTCGACACCTGCTGGCAACAGCTCAAGCCCGGCGGGCGGCTGGTGGCCAATGCCGTCACCCTGCAAAGCGAAATGCTGCTGATGAGCTGGCGCGAACGCCACGGCGGCGAGCTGACCCGCATCCATATCGCCCAGGCCCAGCCCCTGGGTGAATTCGACACCTGGCGCCAGGCGTTGCCCATTACCCTTCTGGACGTGACCAAGCCCCTCGATGCGTGA